One genomic region from Thermoplasmatales archaeon encodes:
- a CDS encoding glycosyltransferase, whose translation MPIKYSICTTSYRSVSLVEDFIDPLLSLGDNYEIVVVDNDSDDGTFEKLKAYPERVLAISKKCTRGKGFQTAIDLSHGEIIIHIEFDVGYVGLYRAVEYYEKSDTSKIFYYIIPGKKCNATLYVGRRELFKKVGNFPDLNYAEDLYFNKKANKLNLLKVVSLDVPIKCLEIKGMGSGSEARYENNVFRRIQRRVIATRDILFVNNIGYSELMVKYKLKGSKAIFVGLPEYLLGRLLRFTIKDPPLD comes from the coding sequence ATGCCAATTAAGTACTCAATTTGCACTACCAGCTATAGATCAGTCTCGTTAGTTGAAGACTTCATTGATCCGTTGCTTTCTTTAGGTGATAATTACGAAATTGTTGTAGTAGACAACGATTCTGATGATGGAACATTTGAAAAACTGAAAGCATACCCGGAACGGGTATTAGCTATCAGCAAAAAGTGCACAAGAGGAAAAGGGTTTCAAACGGCAATAGATCTCTCACATGGTGAAATAATAATTCATATAGAGTTTGATGTCGGGTACGTGGGTTTATACAGGGCTGTAGAGTACTATGAAAAGTCAGATACGAGTAAAATTTTTTATTACATCATCCCAGGGAAAAAATGTAACGCCACTCTTTACGTCGGCAGAAGAGAACTCTTTAAGAAGGTAGGTAATTTTCCTGACCTCAACTATGCTGAAGATCTTTATTTTAATAAAAAGGCTAATAAACTCAATCTCTTAAAAGTTGTATCACTAGATGTCCCTATCAAATGTTTGGAGATTAAGGGAATGGGCTCCGGAAGTGAAGCAAGGTATGAGAACAACGTATTCAGGCGGATCCAAAGACGAGTAATAGCAACGAGAGACATACTGTTTGTCAATAATATTGGTTACTCCGAACTGATGGTTAAGTATAAACTTAAGGGCTCAAAGGCTATTTTCGTAGGATTACCTGAATACCTGCTCGGAAGACTCTTAAGATTTACAATAAAGGATCCGCCTTTGGACTAA
- a CDS encoding glycosyltransferase yields the protein MKVIGNITKKLVREKTDNVDIVPSPTDKEKRNLFLTSKVFLHTNRKEHFGISIVEAMSHGLVPVVPKSGGPWIDIIGMGKFGFGYSNNEELIQVLDEAMKTTQAFQKQILDSTARYSFEQFRLHINSFVLDQMKNNKLP from the coding sequence ATGAAGGTGATCGGGAATATTACAAAAAAATTGGTCAGAGAAAAGACGGACAATGTCGATATAGTGCCTAGTCCGACAGACAAAGAAAAAAGAAATCTATTCCTCACGTCTAAAGTTTTCTTGCATACAAACAGAAAAGAACATTTTGGTATTAGCATTGTCGAAGCCATGTCACATGGTTTAGTTCCTGTTGTTCCAAAATCAGGTGGACCTTGGATAGATATCATAGGAATGGGGAAATTTGGATTTGGATATTCAAATAATGAAGAACTGATACAAGTACTAGATGAGGCAATGAAAACTACACAAGCTTTTCAGAAACAAATATTAGATTCAACAGCAAGATACTCTTTCGAGCAATTCCGATTACACATTAATTCATTTGTGCTCGATCAAATGAAAAATAATAAGTTACCTTAG
- a CDS encoding glycosyltransferase family 2 protein, with product MKISVIVTAYQRRQYILKALQSLEEQNISKDKYEVIIVKDFEDKDIDSIIGSFGYKSILMLSESTLGEFIYSGIVNSEGEIICFLDDDDIFSMEKLSLIYEKFSGNNVSLIKNNIFFIDTSENPIKEDKLKIASQIGMRLPIIRDAVIAPSQFRKRLGYLSDRGVDFNLSSMSILRGIMKEGDLKYLRESVDISPDTFFFLLALKSDKSILVLKNKLTGFRIHKSSISRKIGNDIESARSRIDIMEHLVHQYCGFIQYFGWDYSEHIQARVYKQRIGILREIKKYGFNDIKSRVSLLEALKFAFKNKEIILILMIIYISLPISEGMNS from the coding sequence ATGAAAATTTCAGTTATAGTCACAGCTTACCAAAGAAGGCAATATATCTTGAAAGCCTTACAGTCATTAGAAGAGCAGAACATTTCGAAGGATAAATATGAAGTCATTATAGTTAAGGACTTTGAAGATAAGGATATAGATTCTATTATAGGATCCTTTGGATACAAGAGTATCCTAATGCTAAGTGAAAGTACACTCGGAGAGTTTATTTATTCTGGCATTGTCAATTCTGAGGGTGAGATCATTTGCTTTTTGGATGATGATGATATATTTTCTATGGAAAAATTATCGTTAATTTATGAAAAGTTTTCGGGCAATAACGTTTCTCTTATTAAGAACAACATATTTTTCATAGACACAAGCGAAAATCCCATTAAAGAAGATAAGCTAAAAATAGCGTCTCAAATAGGCATGAGACTGCCCATTATACGCGACGCCGTCATAGCCCCTTCACAGTTTAGAAAACGCTTAGGCTACCTCAGTGATCGAGGTGTGGATTTCAACTTGAGCTCAATGTCTATATTAAGGGGAATAATGAAGGAGGGCGATTTAAAATACCTCAGAGAAAGCGTGGATATTTCCCCGGACACTTTTTTCTTCTTATTGGCTTTGAAATCGGATAAGAGCATCTTAGTGCTAAAGAATAAACTAACCGGTTTTAGAATTCACAAGAGTAGTATATCCAGAAAGATAGGAAATGACATTGAGTCAGCAAGATCTAGAATTGATATTATGGAACATTTAGTCCATCAGTATTGCGGTTTTATTCAATATTTTGGTTGGGATTATAGCGAACATATACAAGCAAGAGTTTATAAGCAAAGAATAGGGATATTGCGGGAAATAAAAAAATATGGTTTTAATGATATAAAAAGCAGAGTCTCTTTGCTAGAAGCATTAAAATTTGCGTTCAAGAACAAAGAAATAATCCTAATCCTTATGATCATATATATCAGTTTACCGATAAGTGAAGGAATGAACAGTTAA
- a CDS encoding glycosyltransferase: protein MFNYEAKTLFTVHDNPFSLFKTDLYFNGNDNIRIQKLHRILGKFIFDPNCLRSPYITTNTDYVKNSLIRYGYRGKIETIHHPISNIFKELTEAKEKLRRELNLPTDKVLLLSVSTNVLRKNLKLTRELSKRMDTKYRIVRVGEGIGDSINFNGIDDVTLNKIYNACDVLLFPSLEEGQGLPVSEALRARLPVVASDIPVLREISGDAAIYIDPFDVDSYFNGVKEALNSSNILRERKV from the coding sequence ATGTTTAACTATGAAGCCAAAACACTTTTTACAGTGCACGATAATCCATTTTCACTTTTCAAAACCGACCTTTATTTTAACGGCAATGACAACATAAGAATTCAAAAGCTACATAGAATACTCGGAAAATTCATTTTCGATCCCAACTGTCTAAGGTCTCCATACATTACTACTAACACTGATTATGTCAAGAATTCACTCATAAGATATGGATATAGAGGAAAGATCGAAACAATACACCATCCTATTTCCAATATTTTCAAGGAACTTACTGAAGCAAAAGAAAAATTAAGAAGGGAACTTAATCTTCCAACTGATAAAGTATTATTACTCAGCGTTTCTACTAATGTTTTAAGAAAAAATCTGAAGTTAACTAGGGAATTGAGTAAAAGGATGGACACCAAATATAGGATTGTCAGGGTTGGTGAGGGCATTGGAGACAGCATAAATTTCAACGGTATTGATGATGTTACTCTAAATAAAATCTATAACGCTTGCGATGTACTTTTGTTTCCGAGCCTTGAAGAAGGCCAAGGACTACCGGTATCGGAAGCGTTGAGAGCAAGGCTTCCTGTTGTTGCCTCCGATATACCAGTTTTGAGAGAAATAAGTGGAGATGCTGCAATATATATAGATCCTTTTGATGTTGATTCTTATTTTAATGGAGTGAAAGAAGCACTAAACTCTAGTAACATCCTTAGAGAGAGAAAGGTTTAA
- a CDS encoding glycosyltransferase family 2 protein produces MPDKPLITVLITCYNRKEFLIDAVSSALNQTLPKQYYEILVVKNFHDKGIDKFLDKHNIKYFTKDGSEHFFLEFGLRNASGQILSFLDDDLFEPDKLKIVNETFKNTEISYYHNNFEPFMAGRVFKEKTVTPPNQTTLLIKNSDKLKKIYWLEHMLAYENNSSISVRKNIIEPWLNQSEKQIELPETNIDRFLYLCALLSDKSMYIDNRKLTYYRLHENQTSALIRNNFDSLLQKKLEFIEKSLVAHNRMAKMSNGSLFANYLKTRLTNLKIAYNFWSLTKKYSIGLEDYKLYLKEHDIYEIPRIAVLSSPTFLRRAIIKLIYHV; encoded by the coding sequence ATGCCCGATAAGCCCCTTATTACAGTGTTAATAACATGCTACAATAGAAAAGAATTTCTGATTGACGCTGTTAGCAGCGCCTTAAATCAGACGCTCCCAAAGCAATATTATGAAATACTTGTCGTAAAGAACTTTCACGACAAGGGTATAGACAAATTTCTTGATAAACACAATATAAAGTACTTTACGAAAGACGGATCTGAGCATTTTTTCCTTGAATTCGGATTACGAAATGCAAGCGGCCAAATTTTATCGTTTCTTGACGACGATCTCTTCGAACCGGATAAATTGAAAATAGTTAATGAAACTTTTAAAAATACTGAAATTTCTTATTATCACAATAATTTTGAGCCTTTTATGGCAGGCCGAGTGTTCAAGGAAAAGACAGTTACTCCACCCAACCAAACGACGTTGTTGATAAAAAATTCCGACAAACTCAAAAAAATATACTGGCTTGAACATATGCTAGCTTATGAAAACAATTCTTCCATTTCAGTCCGGAAGAATATAATCGAGCCCTGGCTTAATCAGAGCGAAAAACAGATTGAGTTGCCAGAGACCAACATTGATAGATTCCTATATCTATGCGCTTTATTATCTGACAAAAGTATGTATATAGACAATCGTAAATTAACCTATTACAGACTCCATGAAAATCAAACCAGCGCCCTTATACGCAATAATTTTGATTCGCTTTTGCAAAAAAAGTTGGAATTTATTGAAAAAAGTTTAGTCGCGCACAACAGAATGGCAAAAATGTCCAACGGCTCATTATTCGCCAATTATCTAAAAACGAGATTAACGAATCTAAAAATTGCCTATAATTTTTGGAGTTTAACTAAAAAATATAGCATTGGATTGGAAGATTACAAGCTATATCTCAAGGAACACGATATTTATGAAATTCCAAGGATTGCAGTTTTGAGCTCACCCACTTTCTTAAGAAGGGCGATAATTAAATTGATTTATCATGTTTGA
- a CDS encoding DUF2079 domain-containing protein: MGDLKFHISKNPYLYTTISISLIFSIIFSFYTVTKYLSLNASAFDLGLEAQIYATTMHGEFFYTSLLGESYLAEHFSPIVFLIYPIYYFFPSPETLLILQSFVIGFSAIPLFLLSTELMKRRFNVNPNVTGIVSVILSTAYLLSPYTESPLSFDFHLMPFLIFLVPLSYYLFLRKRWLSEGITLALIVALHSAFVIMVIFILLSQLWIIMRDRKGTRAKISYLNTSLSFNTKVLLLSLIATAILYFILAPSVKVFIATGSFQLHPTYVAVSSSPSHSLSGLITLLFTNPKVIAGYLFSNYHYKIGFAFYAFAGTGFICFLDPVLLITTIPYFVYSYFSFYLSYYQLGYQYSAMLIPFVFVITAFAISRTIERLSKHRIGKILTPGRAIALFIVLILAGTIFEFPMTPLAPPSMFVQHGTMANFPSYHYDVGSKTAFLLQKEIGNGQPYLLTTNNIFPVFSNDKNAYADAFISGAYFKNMICDYKFEYLVNQPGNGWSNAGYPSLNSLASNTTFISHYGILMRSFGPSSVIVYKLNYSGPTLIVD, translated from the coding sequence ATGGGAGATCTTAAATTTCACATTTCAAAGAATCCTTACCTTTACACCACCATTTCGATTTCGTTAATCTTCTCGATCATTTTTTCTTTTTATACCGTGACGAAGTATCTATCGCTGAACGCATCTGCATTCGATTTAGGTTTAGAGGCACAAATCTATGCGACTACTATGCATGGTGAGTTCTTCTACACGTCACTTTTGGGCGAGAGCTATCTTGCCGAACATTTTTCACCAATCGTGTTTCTGATTTATCCCATTTACTATTTCTTCCCTTCCCCAGAAACCTTATTGATACTGCAGAGCTTTGTAATTGGTTTTTCGGCTATTCCATTATTTTTGCTTTCGACCGAATTAATGAAAAGACGTTTTAATGTTAACCCAAACGTGACAGGTATTGTTTCTGTAATTCTTTCTACTGCGTATCTGCTTTCTCCATACACAGAGAGTCCACTAAGTTTTGACTTTCATCTTATGCCTTTCTTAATTTTTCTTGTTCCACTCTCGTACTATTTGTTCTTAAGAAAACGGTGGCTGTCTGAAGGCATAACTCTGGCGCTAATAGTTGCACTTCATTCCGCCTTTGTGATCATGGTCATCTTCATTCTCCTTTCTCAACTTTGGATAATTATGAGAGACAGAAAGGGAACCAGAGCTAAGATTTCCTATCTTAATACTTCACTTTCCTTTAACACAAAAGTACTGCTTCTATCTCTCATCGCTACTGCAATTTTATATTTCATACTTGCTCCTTCAGTTAAAGTGTTTATAGCAACTGGAAGCTTCCAGCTACATCCAACTTATGTTGCTGTTTCATCCTCACCATCTCATAGTCTCTCTGGACTGATTACTTTGCTTTTTACAAATCCGAAAGTTATAGCAGGGTACCTATTTTCAAATTATCATTATAAAATTGGTTTTGCGTTCTATGCTTTTGCTGGAACGGGCTTTATTTGTTTTCTTGATCCGGTACTGTTGATAACAACCATACCTTATTTTGTTTACTCTTACTTTTCTTTTTACTTATCCTATTATCAACTTGGATACCAGTACAGCGCTATGTTAATTCCATTCGTTTTTGTAATAACGGCTTTCGCAATTTCTAGGACGATTGAAAGGCTCAGCAAACACCGAATAGGTAAAATACTAACTCCCGGGAGAGCAATTGCACTGTTTATAGTTTTGATATTGGCAGGGACAATTTTCGAATTTCCTATGACACCACTTGCACCGCCTTCAATGTTTGTTCAGCATGGAACCATGGCTAATTTCCCATCTTACCATTATGACGTAGGATCAAAAACTGCGTTCCTTTTGCAGAAAGAAATAGGTAATGGCCAACCTTACTTATTAACTACAAACAACATCTTCCCAGTCTTTTCGAATGACAAGAATGCGTACGCTGACGCATTCATTAGCGGAGCTTACTTTAAAAATATGATTTGTGATTATAAGTTTGAGTACCTTGTGAATCAACCAGGAAATGGATGGTCGAATGCAGGATATCCCAGCTTAAATTCACTTGCTTCAAATACAACATTTATATCACACTATGGGATTTTAATGAGATCATTCGGACCTTCTTCAGTTATTGTCTACAAGTTAAACTATTCTGGCCCTACACTAATTGTAGATTAA